In the genome of Alphaproteobacteria bacterium, one region contains:
- the trpS gene encoding tryptophan--tRNA ligase, which translates to MNGRIFSGVQPTGNLHLGNYLGAIRNWVEMQKNYDCIFCIVDLHAITVPQDPEALRNATREVTAAYIACGIDPQNAVIFNQSAVSAHAELAWILNCFTPLGWLNRMTQFKEKAGKHRDNALLGLYSYPVLMAADILAYKATHVPVGEDQKQHLELARDIAGAFNRRYEKEFFPIPEPVIAGHATRVMSLQDGTKKMSKSDPSEKSRIALTDDADTISKKIRKAKSDMIEGLSWDPENRPEAVNLINIFSTLSGESREEITARYASSGFAPFKKDLADVAVAHLAPITAKMRELLADPAYIDQVLRQGAENANATSQQVLAEVKETVGFLIS; encoded by the coding sequence AGGCAACTACCTGGGCGCAATTCGCAACTGGGTAGAAATGCAAAAAAACTATGATTGTATATTTTGCATCGTAGATTTACACGCGATTACCGTTCCTCAGGATCCTGAAGCGCTACGTAATGCTACCCGTGAGGTGACCGCTGCCTATATTGCCTGTGGGATTGACCCGCAAAATGCTGTAATATTTAATCAATCCGCTGTTTCTGCTCATGCAGAGCTGGCATGGATACTCAATTGCTTCACCCCGCTAGGCTGGCTCAACCGCATGACTCAGTTTAAAGAAAAGGCTGGCAAGCACCGCGATAATGCTCTGTTAGGGCTGTATAGCTACCCGGTGTTAATGGCGGCAGATATTTTGGCCTATAAAGCTACCCATGTGCCGGTGGGCGAAGACCAAAAACAACATCTGGAGCTGGCGCGTGACATTGCAGGTGCATTTAACCGTCGCTACGAAAAAGAATTTTTTCCCATCCCAGAGCCGGTAATTGCTGGCCATGCCACTCGTGTAATGAGCTTGCAGGATGGCACAAAAAAAATGAGTAAATCCGACCCTTCGGAAAAATCGCGCATTGCCCTGACCGATGACGCAGACACTATTTCCAAAAAAATTCGTAAAGCAAAATCCGATATGATTGAGGGGCTAAGCTGGGATCCCGAAAACCGTCCGGAAGCGGTGAATTTGATAAATATTTTCAGCACATTATCCGGTGAGTCCCGCGAAGAAATAACCGCCCGCTATGCATCCAGCGGTTTTGCACCGTTCAAAAAAGACCTCGCCGATGTTGCGGTGGCGCATCTTGCCCCCATCACAGCAAAAATGCGTGAATTGCTCGCCGATCCGGCCTATATCGACCAAGTGTTACGCCAAGGGGCAGAAAATGCAAATGCAACCTCTCAGCAAGTATTGGCAGAAGTGAAAGAAACAGTAGGCTTTCTTATTTCATAA